In Vespa velutina chromosome 1, iVesVel2.1, whole genome shotgun sequence, the following proteins share a genomic window:
- the LOC124946956 gene encoding uncharacterized protein LOC124946956 isoform X4 — MDYSKKVTIKDEPEQEQEQEQEQEQEQEQEQEQEQEQEQEQEQEQTETQVDTAASPSSSVDLPESAHPCPACPTILLTTHDLTNHLREHNSPRSTEYGGEEDYCCAICQKVLSSASSLDRHVLVHSRERPFKCKYCDIAFTTNGNMNRHVKSAHRGERSPPQSYTESESTSNDSENSSRRQHIEEHNNNEISKQTSPNFMIRERLAKNLTAKRKSPSFTREDESPRKHKILLNNSRTEIKRTPVQAQNSYNCPVCNRQDFATSGLLETHLEQNHPEFTARVMCEQAMHRPASGEGTNFQCAKCSRAFPCFKSMKEHQNECGTMSSEYHEEEAQDLFAAEFRKMKLKGEFPCRLCTAIFPNLRALKGHNRAHMGVAPGVPYPCNMCPYTSTDKATLVRHLRSHNGDRPYECSLCNYAFTTKANCERHVRNRHGKLTREDIKSVLIYHPNEDSTNENIGRSSPRVTKDEPRKSLIYPNDREDSHQQQQQQQQQRYLSMPMDSKSDIRVIDEAKLSSPGLASSLRNIIVNHCETSDTYSRSSIPSAGLIPRNIDEATTSQDQSGRAEDDLESRSSNESVSLVNDTETDMHQRIQASPINLKKTSNVPNAVNSNQDGPLDLSMDVLDLSKKAKEKNGAGSSRSNEHYTGNDRREFYDSTSQLFLTQALLQASQGTSPGTSPGTSQGTSQATSLQNFYANAQLIYRNLGSLSAGVNAGILSPYMFNPHLFGQDLNIRDRIQKEFARGLQLTSGGTLVDSSHGNTGFAGFPQSNDGSSQSVNEQNDYTKLLASKMTNKNLSPREKPDNSPSSNSVKMVIKNGVLMPKQKQRRYRTERPFSCGHCSAKFTLRSNMERHIKQQHPEFWSQRPRGGHSTRGRPPANHPTLIKNSGQSNSQASQSYSNILPKTESSSAIESGRHSISDQVKYAILAQQLKANKMDDNDTDEELIIDEDPTDKEMQESQEQGERSTSLLRGQLEGNESNRDVGVKEEILERDSSDVFHNEQTEENNDTNENGRTSRNEDTFEVKTEDTSGDNNSRHTFKMDICTDTVQNKQEDNNADLASVSELLDNASQQYQHFQPQYLSDEEGLVASTSDFNNSGSEDKSDSVNSGNSNNASAKKKKKKKKKKKSAYSMAPNRVICPYCERPFPWTSSLRRHILTHTGQKPYQCIYCSLLFTTKSNCDRHLLRKHKTNPNKIRRVRNSSSPDSQAINTNNTFSMRNVPERPYKCNQCPSSTFSTLGNLKKHRSTKHSRKTKSRSVSPSSEPQNSPLQSTKQNDPSDYESQSSSISENTEQQQAVSPVETQKPNSNISPTNNELSRSRRTSPRSSPGPNDVPFKCHLCDCGFADRHDCLEHIKTNHKKSYEMLVAKGAMDMDIDGLEDQPVPPPPPPPPQQHLSDGEERKGRFPDYSNRKVVCAFCIRRFWSAEDLRRHMRTHTGERPFSCDICFRRFTLKHSMLRHRKKHESVDSTMYVGTSGDEENSPTQPPTITPRTQQQPPVLMATNINNSRIQDRIMSSVATGDAAPGGFMRFNTFEKLTTFTGKLTTNTQHNVNSELSENTDNDLISNLLGIRDKSFIDKVLQASPDDAAKLLGVQRSHE, encoded by the exons ATGGATTATTCGAAAAAAG TGACCATAAAGGACGAACCGGAACAGGAACAGGAACaggaacaagaacaagaacaagaacaggAACAGGAACAAGAGCAAGAGCAGGAACAAGAGCAAGAACAGGAGCAAGAACAGACTGAGACACAGGTGGATACAGCAGCATCTCCGTCGTCAAGT GTTGATTTACCCGAAAGCGCGCATCCTTGTCCAGCTTGTCCGACCATACTTTTGACAACTCACGATTTAACAAATCACCTACGGGAACATAATTCACCAAGGAGCACAGAATACGGCGGCGAGGAAGACTACTGCTGTGCTATATGTCAAAAAGTATTGAGTTCGGCAAGTTCCTTGGACCGCCATGTTCTCGTACATTCGCGCGAACGACCTTTCAAGTGTAAATATTGTGACATAGCTTTCACAACTAATGGTAATATGAATAGACATGTTAAAAGTGCCCACCGCGGTGAAAGATCACCACCACAGAGTTATACCGAATCGGAAAGTACTAGTAACGACTCGGAAAACTCATCTAGAAGACAGCACATAGAAGAGCATAACAACAACGAGATATCGAAACAAACTTCGCCAAATTTtatgataagagaaagattGGCGAAGAATTTAACGGCGAAAAGAAAGTCACCATCTTTTACCAGAGAAGATGAAAGCCCACGTAAACACaagatattgttaaataattccaGAACTGAGATCAAACGTACGCCTGTACAGGCACAAAATTCATACAACTGTCCAGTTTGTAATCGGCAAGATTTTGCTACGAGCGGTCTCTTGGAAACGCATTTGGAACAAAATCATCCAGAATTCACGGCCAG GGTGATGTGCGAGCAAGCGATGCATCGGCCAGCATCCGGAGAAGGTACCAACTTTCAATGCGCCAAGTGTTCTAGGGCATTTCCTTGTTTCAAGTCTATGAAAGAACACCAAAATGAATGTG GAACAATGTCATCGGAATATCACGAAGAGGAAGCTCAGGATTTATTCGCTGCCGAATTCAGGAAGATGAAGTTGAAAGGGGAATTCCCATGCCGATTGTGTACAGCCATATTTCCCAATTTGAGAGCTTTGAAAGGACATAATCGCGCTCATATGGGCGTTGCGCCTGGAGTACCCTATCCATGCAACATGTGTCCTTATACGAGTACGGACAAGGCTACCCTCGTAAGGCATCTTAGATCTCACAATGGTGATCGGCCGTATGAGTGTTCGCTTTGCAATTATGCTTTTACCACAAAAGCAAACTGCGAGAGGCACGTTAGAAATCGTCATGGTAAATTAACCAGGGAAGACATTAAAAGTGTCCTGATATATCACCCGAATGAGGATTCGACGAATGAGAATATCGGTAGAAGTTCGCCAAGAGTGACAAAGGACGAACCAAGAAAAAGTTTGATATATCCGAATGACCGTGAAGATTCCcatcagcaacaacaacagcagcagcagcaacgtTATCTATCGATGCCGATGGACTCGAAAAGTGATATTAGAGTGATAGACGAGGCAAAACTATCTAGCCCAGGATTGGCCTCGTCTCTTCggaatattatcgttaatcattGCGAAACAAGCGATACTTATTCGAGATCGAGCATACCATCGGCTGGGCTTATTCCAAGGAATATAGATGAGGCCACTACATCTCAAGATCAGAGTGGAAGGGCTGAGGATGATCTTGAATCAAGGTCATCTAACGAAAGCGTGTCTCTAGTCAATGATACCGAAACAGATATGCACCAAAGAATTCAAGCTAGTCCGATTAACTTGAAGAAAACGTCTAACGTACCTAACGCCGTAAATTCGAACCAGGACGGACCGTTGGACCTTAGCATGGACGTTCTAGATTTGAGTAAAAAAGCCAAGGAGAAAAACGGTGCTGGCTCTTCTAGATCGAACGAGCATTATACTGGCAATGATCGAAGAGAATTTTACGATTCAACGAGCCAATTGTTCCTAACACAGGCTCTTTTACAAGCAAGCCAGGGAACATCGCCGGGAACTTCACCTGGTACTTCACAAGGAACTTCACAGGCAACTTCCTTACAGAATTTCTATGCCAATGCCCAATTGATATATCGCAATTTGGGATCACTTTCGGCAGGAGTAAATGCTGGAATTTTATCTCCTTATATGTTCAATCCGCACCTATTTGGACAAGACCTTAACATCAGGGACAGAATTCAAAAGGAATTCGCCCGTGGCTTACAATTGACCAGTGGTGGTACATTGGTCGATTCGTCTCATGGAAATACAGGTTTTGCCGGTTTTCCTCAATCCAACGATGGCTCGTCTCAATCTGTTAACGAGCAAAATGATTATACCAAATTGTTGGCCTCCAAAATgaccaataaaaatttatcgccACGCGAGAAGCCGGATAATTCACCTTCGTCGAATTCGGTTAAAATGGTCATAAAGAATGGAGTTCTAATGCCGAAACAAAAGCAACGAAGATATCGTACAGAAAGGCCGTTCTCTTGCGGACATTGCTCGGCTAAATTCACCTTACGTAGCAACATGGAGCGACATATAAAACAGCAACATCCTGAATTTTGGAGTCAACGACCTCGAGGTGGTCATTCGACGAGAGGTAGACCACCTGCGAACCATCCTaccttaattaaaaattctggACAGTCAAATTCACAAGCATCGCAATCCTATTCCAATATACTACCCAAAACCGAATCATCGTCGGCGATAGAATCTGGCAGACATTCGATTTCCGATCAAGTTAAATATGCAATTTTGGCGCAACAATTGAAGGCAAACAAAATGGACGACAACGATACCGACGAAGAATTGATCATAGACGAGGATCCTACGGATAAAGAGATGCAAGAATCTCAAGAACAAGGAGAACGTTCTACGAGTTTGTTGAGAGGACAATTGGAAGGTAACGAGTCTAACAGAGACGTCGGAGTTAAGGAGGAAATTTTAGAAAGAGACTCATCCGACGTATTTCATAATGAACAGAccgaagaaaataacgataccaATGAAAATGGCCGAACATCTAGAAACGAAGATACCTTTGAAGTTAAAACAGAGGATACATCCGGAGATAATAATTCAAGGCACACCTTCAAAATGGACATCTGCACGGATACCGTACAAAATAAACaggaagataataacgctGATCTCGCTAGCGTTTCTGAATTATTGGACAATGCCTCTCAACAATATCAACACTTTCAACCACAATATCTGAGCGATGAGGAAGGTTTGGTCGCATCTACGAGCGATTTTAACAATTCTGGAAGCGAGGACAAATCGGACTCGGTGAACTCCGGTAATTCGAATAATGCCTcggcgaagaagaaaaaaaagaaaaaaaagaagaagaaatctgCTTACTCAATGGCACCTAACAGAGTTATATGTCCATATTGCGAACGGCCATTCCCATGGACTTCATCCCTTAGACGACATATTCTTACGCACACGGGCCAAAAGCCCtatcaatgtatatattgttCACTTTTGTTCACCACCAAATCAAATTGCGATCGGCACCTTTTGAGAAAGCACAAAACAAATCCTAACAAAATACGCCGCGTTAGAAATTCATCTTCGCCGGACAGTCAGGCAATAAATACGAACAATACGTTCTCAATGAGAAATGTACCAGAGAGACCATATAAATGTAATCAATGTCCGAGTTCGACCTTTTCGACGTTAGGGAATTTAAAGAAACATCGTTCGACAAAGCACTCGCGCAAAACTAAATCAAGATCTGTATCGCCGTCGAGCGAACCACAAAATAGTCCTTTACAatcaacaaaacaaaacgatcCTAGCGATTACGAGAGTCAATCGTCCAGTATATCAGAAAATACGGAACAACAGCAGGCGGTATCACCGGTAGAAACGCAAAAACCAAATTCCAATATATCACCGACTAACAATGAATTATCAAGATCACGAAGAACATCACCTAGATCCTCGCCCGGTCCTAACGACGTACCATTCAAATGTCATCTATGTGATTGCGGATTCGCCGATCGTCACGATTGCTTGGAACATATAAAAACGAATCATAAGAAATCATACGAAATGTTAGTTGCTAAAGGTGCAATGGACATGGATATCGACGGTTTGGAAGATCAGCCggtaccaccaccaccgccgccgccaccgcagCAACATCTTAGCGatggggaagaaagaaaaggccGATTCCCAGATTACAGTAATAGAAAA GTGGTCTGTGCCTTTTGCATAAGAAGATTTTGGTCGGCCGAGGATCTCCGTCGTCACATGAGAACACACACTGGTGAAAGACCATTCTCTTGTGATATTTGCTTTCGACGATTCACATTGAAACACAGCATGCTACGTCACCGTAAGAAACACGAATCGGTCGACTCTACAATGTACGTTGGTACAAGTGGCGACGAAGAAAATTCACCTACCCAACCACCAACGATAACACCGCGTACCCAACAACAACCACCGGTATTAATGGCAACAAATATCAACAATTCTAGGATACAAGATAGAATCATGTCGTCGGTAGCAACTGGCGATGCTGCTCCCGGTGGTTTCATGAGATTTAATACCTTCGAAAAATTAACTACGTTTACCGGCAAATTGACCACCAATACACAACATAATGTCAATTCTGAATTATCCGAAAATACCGACAACGATTTGATCTCTAATCTTTTGGGCATACGCGATAAAAGTTTCATCGATAAGGTTCTACAAGCATCACCGGACGATGCCGCTAAATTATTAGGCGTACAACGTAGCCACGAATGA
- the LOC124946956 gene encoding uncharacterized protein LOC124946956 isoform X2, producing the protein MDYSKKVTIKDEPEQEQEQEQEQEQEQEQEQEQEQEQEQEQEQEQTETQVDTAASPSSSVDLPESAHPCPACPTILLTTHDLTNHLREHNSPRSTEYGGEEDYCCAICQKVLSSASSLDRHVLVHSRERPFKCKYCDIAFTTNGNMNRHVKSAHRGERSPPQSYTESESTSNDSENSSRRQHIEEHNNNEISKQTSPNFMIRERLAKNLTAKRKSPSFTREDESPRKHKILLNNSRTEIKRTPVQAQNSYNCPVCNRQDFATSGLLETHLEQNHPEFTARVMCEQAMHRPASGEGTNFQCAKCSRAFPCFKSMKEHQNECGKCRSSLQCRPIDVGESQRDDFFAGLELHNKAALTEAKDGKDLADIESILSVTSGPILQNFPRSDASTPENNMKFNSSVGSSGSSGTMSSEYHEEEAQDLFAAEFRKMKLKGEFPCRLCTAIFPNLRALKGHNRAHMGVAPGVPYPCNMCPYTSTDKATLVRHLRSHNGDRPYECSLCNYAFTTKANCERHVRNRHGKLTREDIKSVLIYHPNEDSTNENIGRSSPRVTKDEPRKSLIYPNDREDSHQQQQQQQQQRYLSMPMDSKSDIRVIDEAKLSSPGLASSLRNIIVNHCETSDTYSRSSIPSAGLIPRNIDEATTSQDQSGRAEDDLESRSSNESVSLVNDTETDMHQRIQASPINLKKTSNVPNAVNSNQDGPLDLSMDVLDLSKKAKEKNGAGSSRSNEHYTGNDRREFYDSTSQLFLTQALLQASQGTSPGTSPGTSQGTSQATSLQNFYANAQLIYRNLGSLSAGVNAGILSPYMFNPHLFGQDLNIRDRIQKEFARGLQLTSGGTLVDSSHGNTGFAGFPQSNDGSSQSVNEQNDYTKLLASKMTNKNLSPREKPDNSPSSNSVKMVIKNGVLMPKQKQRRYRTERPFSCGHCSAKFTLRSNMERHIKQQHPEFWSQRPRGGHSTRGRPPANHPTLIKNSGQSNSQASQSYSNILPKTESSSAIESGRHSISDQVKYAILAQQLKANKMDDNDTDEELIIDEDPTDKEMQESQEQGERSTSLLRGQLEGNESNRDVGVKEEILERDSSDVFHNEQTEENNDTNENGRTSRNEDTFEVKTEDTSGDNNSRHTFKMDICTDTVQNKQEDNNADLASVSELLDNASQQYQHFQPQYLSDEEGLVASTSDFNNSGSEDKSDSVNSGNSNNASAKKKKKKKKKKKSAYSMAPNRVICPYCERPFPWTSSLRRHILTHTGQKPYQCIYCSLLFTTKSNCDRHLLRKHKTNPNKIRRVRNSSSPDSQAINTNNTFSMRNVPERPYKCNQCPSSTFSTLGNLKKHRSTKHSRKTKSRSVSPSSEPQNSPLQSTKQNDPSDYESQSSSISENTEQQQAVSPVETQKPNSNISPTNNELSRSRRTSPRSSPGPNDVPFKCHLCDCGFADRHDCLEHIKTNHKKSYEMLVAKGAMDMDIDGLEDQPVPPPPPPPPQQHLSDGEERKGRFPDYSNRKVVCAFCIRRFWSAEDLRRHMRTHTGERPFSCDICFRRFTLKHSMLRHRKKHESVDSTMYVGTSGDEENSPTQPPTITPRTQQQPPVLMATNINNSRIQDRIMSSVATGDAAPGGFMRFNTFEKLTTFTGKLTTNTQHNVNSELSENTDNDLISNLLGIRDKSFIDKVLQASPDDAAKLLGVQRSHE; encoded by the exons ATGGATTATTCGAAAAAAG TGACCATAAAGGACGAACCGGAACAGGAACAGGAACaggaacaagaacaagaacaagaacaggAACAGGAACAAGAGCAAGAGCAGGAACAAGAGCAAGAACAGGAGCAAGAACAGACTGAGACACAGGTGGATACAGCAGCATCTCCGTCGTCAAGT GTTGATTTACCCGAAAGCGCGCATCCTTGTCCAGCTTGTCCGACCATACTTTTGACAACTCACGATTTAACAAATCACCTACGGGAACATAATTCACCAAGGAGCACAGAATACGGCGGCGAGGAAGACTACTGCTGTGCTATATGTCAAAAAGTATTGAGTTCGGCAAGTTCCTTGGACCGCCATGTTCTCGTACATTCGCGCGAACGACCTTTCAAGTGTAAATATTGTGACATAGCTTTCACAACTAATGGTAATATGAATAGACATGTTAAAAGTGCCCACCGCGGTGAAAGATCACCACCACAGAGTTATACCGAATCGGAAAGTACTAGTAACGACTCGGAAAACTCATCTAGAAGACAGCACATAGAAGAGCATAACAACAACGAGATATCGAAACAAACTTCGCCAAATTTtatgataagagaaagattGGCGAAGAATTTAACGGCGAAAAGAAAGTCACCATCTTTTACCAGAGAAGATGAAAGCCCACGTAAACACaagatattgttaaataattccaGAACTGAGATCAAACGTACGCCTGTACAGGCACAAAATTCATACAACTGTCCAGTTTGTAATCGGCAAGATTTTGCTACGAGCGGTCTCTTGGAAACGCATTTGGAACAAAATCATCCAGAATTCACGGCCAG GGTGATGTGCGAGCAAGCGATGCATCGGCCAGCATCCGGAGAAGGTACCAACTTTCAATGCGCCAAGTGTTCTAGGGCATTTCCTTGTTTCAAGTCTATGAAAGAACACCAAAATGAATGTGGTAAGTGTAGGTCAAGTTTGCAATGTAGACCGATAGATGTCGGGGAATCACAGAGGGATGATTTTTTTGCGGGCCTCGAATTACACAATAAAGCTGCTTTGACAGAGGCTAAAGACGGAAAGGATTTAGCGGATATAGAAAGCATTTTGTCCGTTACGTCGGGCCCAATTTTACAAAACTTTCCCCGCTCGGATGCTAGTACACCCgagaataatatgaaatttaattcgaGCGTTGGTTCTTCTGGTTCATCAGGAACAATGTCATCGGAATATCACGAAGAGGAAGCTCAGGATTTATTCGCTGCCGAATTCAGGAAGATGAAGTTGAAAGGGGAATTCCCATGCCGATTGTGTACAGCCATATTTCCCAATTTGAGAGCTTTGAAAGGACATAATCGCGCTCATATGGGCGTTGCGCCTGGAGTACCCTATCCATGCAACATGTGTCCTTATACGAGTACGGACAAGGCTACCCTCGTAAGGCATCTTAGATCTCACAATGGTGATCGGCCGTATGAGTGTTCGCTTTGCAATTATGCTTTTACCACAAAAGCAAACTGCGAGAGGCACGTTAGAAATCGTCATGGTAAATTAACCAGGGAAGACATTAAAAGTGTCCTGATATATCACCCGAATGAGGATTCGACGAATGAGAATATCGGTAGAAGTTCGCCAAGAGTGACAAAGGACGAACCAAGAAAAAGTTTGATATATCCGAATGACCGTGAAGATTCCcatcagcaacaacaacagcagcagcagcaacgtTATCTATCGATGCCGATGGACTCGAAAAGTGATATTAGAGTGATAGACGAGGCAAAACTATCTAGCCCAGGATTGGCCTCGTCTCTTCggaatattatcgttaatcattGCGAAACAAGCGATACTTATTCGAGATCGAGCATACCATCGGCTGGGCTTATTCCAAGGAATATAGATGAGGCCACTACATCTCAAGATCAGAGTGGAAGGGCTGAGGATGATCTTGAATCAAGGTCATCTAACGAAAGCGTGTCTCTAGTCAATGATACCGAAACAGATATGCACCAAAGAATTCAAGCTAGTCCGATTAACTTGAAGAAAACGTCTAACGTACCTAACGCCGTAAATTCGAACCAGGACGGACCGTTGGACCTTAGCATGGACGTTCTAGATTTGAGTAAAAAAGCCAAGGAGAAAAACGGTGCTGGCTCTTCTAGATCGAACGAGCATTATACTGGCAATGATCGAAGAGAATTTTACGATTCAACGAGCCAATTGTTCCTAACACAGGCTCTTTTACAAGCAAGCCAGGGAACATCGCCGGGAACTTCACCTGGTACTTCACAAGGAACTTCACAGGCAACTTCCTTACAGAATTTCTATGCCAATGCCCAATTGATATATCGCAATTTGGGATCACTTTCGGCAGGAGTAAATGCTGGAATTTTATCTCCTTATATGTTCAATCCGCACCTATTTGGACAAGACCTTAACATCAGGGACAGAATTCAAAAGGAATTCGCCCGTGGCTTACAATTGACCAGTGGTGGTACATTGGTCGATTCGTCTCATGGAAATACAGGTTTTGCCGGTTTTCCTCAATCCAACGATGGCTCGTCTCAATCTGTTAACGAGCAAAATGATTATACCAAATTGTTGGCCTCCAAAATgaccaataaaaatttatcgccACGCGAGAAGCCGGATAATTCACCTTCGTCGAATTCGGTTAAAATGGTCATAAAGAATGGAGTTCTAATGCCGAAACAAAAGCAACGAAGATATCGTACAGAAAGGCCGTTCTCTTGCGGACATTGCTCGGCTAAATTCACCTTACGTAGCAACATGGAGCGACATATAAAACAGCAACATCCTGAATTTTGGAGTCAACGACCTCGAGGTGGTCATTCGACGAGAGGTAGACCACCTGCGAACCATCCTaccttaattaaaaattctggACAGTCAAATTCACAAGCATCGCAATCCTATTCCAATATACTACCCAAAACCGAATCATCGTCGGCGATAGAATCTGGCAGACATTCGATTTCCGATCAAGTTAAATATGCAATTTTGGCGCAACAATTGAAGGCAAACAAAATGGACGACAACGATACCGACGAAGAATTGATCATAGACGAGGATCCTACGGATAAAGAGATGCAAGAATCTCAAGAACAAGGAGAACGTTCTACGAGTTTGTTGAGAGGACAATTGGAAGGTAACGAGTCTAACAGAGACGTCGGAGTTAAGGAGGAAATTTTAGAAAGAGACTCATCCGACGTATTTCATAATGAACAGAccgaagaaaataacgataccaATGAAAATGGCCGAACATCTAGAAACGAAGATACCTTTGAAGTTAAAACAGAGGATACATCCGGAGATAATAATTCAAGGCACACCTTCAAAATGGACATCTGCACGGATACCGTACAAAATAAACaggaagataataacgctGATCTCGCTAGCGTTTCTGAATTATTGGACAATGCCTCTCAACAATATCAACACTTTCAACCACAATATCTGAGCGATGAGGAAGGTTTGGTCGCATCTACGAGCGATTTTAACAATTCTGGAAGCGAGGACAAATCGGACTCGGTGAACTCCGGTAATTCGAATAATGCCTcggcgaagaagaaaaaaaagaaaaaaaagaagaagaaatctgCTTACTCAATGGCACCTAACAGAGTTATATGTCCATATTGCGAACGGCCATTCCCATGGACTTCATCCCTTAGACGACATATTCTTACGCACACGGGCCAAAAGCCCtatcaatgtatatattgttCACTTTTGTTCACCACCAAATCAAATTGCGATCGGCACCTTTTGAGAAAGCACAAAACAAATCCTAACAAAATACGCCGCGTTAGAAATTCATCTTCGCCGGACAGTCAGGCAATAAATACGAACAATACGTTCTCAATGAGAAATGTACCAGAGAGACCATATAAATGTAATCAATGTCCGAGTTCGACCTTTTCGACGTTAGGGAATTTAAAGAAACATCGTTCGACAAAGCACTCGCGCAAAACTAAATCAAGATCTGTATCGCCGTCGAGCGAACCACAAAATAGTCCTTTACAatcaacaaaacaaaacgatcCTAGCGATTACGAGAGTCAATCGTCCAGTATATCAGAAAATACGGAACAACAGCAGGCGGTATCACCGGTAGAAACGCAAAAACCAAATTCCAATATATCACCGACTAACAATGAATTATCAAGATCACGAAGAACATCACCTAGATCCTCGCCCGGTCCTAACGACGTACCATTCAAATGTCATCTATGTGATTGCGGATTCGCCGATCGTCACGATTGCTTGGAACATATAAAAACGAATCATAAGAAATCATACGAAATGTTAGTTGCTAAAGGTGCAATGGACATGGATATCGACGGTTTGGAAGATCAGCCggtaccaccaccaccgccgccgccaccgcagCAACATCTTAGCGatggggaagaaagaaaaggccGATTCCCAGATTACAGTAATAGAAAA GTGGTCTGTGCCTTTTGCATAAGAAGATTTTGGTCGGCCGAGGATCTCCGTCGTCACATGAGAACACACACTGGTGAAAGACCATTCTCTTGTGATATTTGCTTTCGACGATTCACATTGAAACACAGCATGCTACGTCACCGTAAGAAACACGAATCGGTCGACTCTACAATGTACGTTGGTACAAGTGGCGACGAAGAAAATTCACCTACCCAACCACCAACGATAACACCGCGTACCCAACAACAACCACCGGTATTAATGGCAACAAATATCAACAATTCTAGGATACAAGATAGAATCATGTCGTCGGTAGCAACTGGCGATGCTGCTCCCGGTGGTTTCATGAGATTTAATACCTTCGAAAAATTAACTACGTTTACCGGCAAATTGACCACCAATACACAACATAATGTCAATTCTGAATTATCCGAAAATACCGACAACGATTTGATCTCTAATCTTTTGGGCATACGCGATAAAAGTTTCATCGATAAGGTTCTACAAGCATCACCGGACGATGCCGCTAAATTATTAGGCGTACAACGTAGCCACGAATGA